One stretch of Arachis duranensis cultivar V14167 chromosome 1, aradu.V14167.gnm2.J7QH, whole genome shotgun sequence DNA includes these proteins:
- the LOC110276029 gene encoding uncharacterized protein LOC110276029: MLDGVAGIGPGYKGPSYDTLRVNLLTNLKRECQMVVDSYRSAWRDTGWLCFVKSIDASSMVKNASSLCDLFSEVIEWIGPDNIVHVVTDNARNYVAADISSMPHISNLATRASKITVFMYNHTMFLSWLRQRTDWREIVRPGATHFSSIFLTLMSIFERKSDLQSLVVDTHFTGHKLGRNANGRAVSAIILDNKFWDDCFTACQIVSPLIKLLRLVDADDKPSLEIVYEGMLRSENGIKEMFKHRKTAYQPYTEIINSRWDKHLKKSLHAVAYFLNPACFFSKNYREAPDDMRALLDLVTLHCKVNNLDSVEAIKEIHLYRD, from the exons ATGTTGGATGGTGTTGCTGGCATTGGGCCTGGTTATAAAGGTCCTTCTTATGATACATTGAGGGTTAACTTATTAACCAATCTCAAAAGGGAGTGTCAAATGGTTGTTGATAGCTATAGGTCTGCTTGGAGAGATACTGGAT GGTTGTGCTTTGTGAAATCTATAGATGCCTCAAGTATGGTTAAAAATGCTTCAAGCTTGTGTGACTTGTTTTCAGAGGTGATTGAATGGATTGGACCTGATAATATTGTTCATGTAGTGACAGATAATGCCAGGAATTATGTTGCTGCTG ATATAAGCAGCATGCCACATATTTCTAACCTTGCAACACGTGCTTCGAAGATTACCGTGTTTATGTATAATCATACAATGTTCTTGTCTTGGCTAAGACAAAGAACTGATTGGAGGGAGATTGTTCGTCCAGGTGCAACTCATTTTTCCTCTATCTTCCTCACATTGATGAGTATCTTTGAGCGCAAATCGGATTTACAATCATTGGTTGTTGATACACACTTTACCGGACACAAATTAGGAAGGAATGCTAATGGTAGAGCTGTAAGTGCAATTATCTTAGACAATAAATTTTGGGATGATTGTTTTACTGCATGCCAAATTGTGAGTCCGTTGATTAAATTGCTGAGGTTGGTAGATGCCGATGATAAACCATCATTGGAAATTGTTTATGAAGGCATGCTGAGGTCAGAAAATGGAATCAAAGAAATGTTCAAGCATAGGAAGACTGCATATCAACCTTACACAGAGATTATCAACTCAAGATGGGACAAACACTTGAAAAAAAGTCTTCACGCAGTAGCTTATTTCTTGAAtcctgcttgctttttttctaaaaattatagAGAAGCACCTGATGACATGCGAGCTTTACTTGATCTTGTTACATTGCATTGCAAGGTTAATAATTTAGATTCAGTTGAGGCAATAAAAGAAATACACTTATATAGAGATTGA
- the LOC107494291 gene encoding uncharacterized protein LOC107494291, with protein MKKEVTRLLEADIIYPISDSEWVSPVQVVQKKSGVTTVKNENGKLMATRVQNSWRVCIDYRRLNLATRKDHYPLPFIDQMLDRLLGFYWHFIKDFSKVALPLSCLLQKDIEFDLSEDCMEVFNKLKIAVTQAPIVRGPDWSRLFEIMCDASNYAVGTALAQREGKDPYIIAYASKTLDGAQSNYTTTEKELLAIVFALDKFRAYLLGTKVVVYSDHAALKYLLAKKESKPSLQAISEVVPWYALIANYLVSRTFPPNFSKHQKDKLKSESKYYIWDDPYLWRCGAKQIIRRRVPQSEIQSILEACHSSESGGHFGPQRTTRKILDCGFWWPTLFKDATVDYVSKWVEVILTRIDDANMVVSFVRNNIICCFGSTRAIVSDQGSHFFNRRMTDLLKKHGIIHKVAMAYHPQTNGQVKLSNREIKRILEKIVKPHWRDSSTRLADALWAYRTTYWHESVLLVYGKACHLLVEVNTKLTGL; from the exons ATGAAGAAGGAAGTGACCCGACTGCTTGAAGCCGACATTATCTATCCAATCTCGGATAGTGAGTGGGTTAGTCCAGTACAAGTGGTTCAGAAGAAGTCTGGTGTCACAACAGTGAAGAATGAGAATGGGAAACTCATGGCTACAAGAGTGCAGAATTCCTGGAGGgtgtgcattgactacaggcGCTTGAACTTGGCCACTCGGAAGGATCACTACCCACTACCTTTCatcgatcaaatgcttgatcgtCTGTTAGGTTTCTACTGGCATTTtatcaaggacttcagtaaggttgCACTACCTCTGTCCTGTCTGCTGCAGAAGGACATAGAGTTTGACTTGAGTGAGGACTGCATGGAAGTATTTAACAAGCTGAAGATTGCCGTGACCCAAGCTCCTATTGTGAGAGGGCCTGATTGGAGTAGGCTGTTCGAGATCATGTGTGACGCATCTAATTATGCAGTAGGAACGGCACTAGCTCAACGCGAAGGTAAGGACCCTTATATTATTGCTTATGCTTCTAAAACTTTAGATGGTGCCCAGTCTAATTATACTACCACCGAAAAAGAACttttagctattgtttttgctttggataaattccgagcttatttacttggaACTAAGGTGGTAGTATATTCAGACCATGCAGCTTTGAAATACTTGTTAGCTAAGAAAGAGTCTAAACCAAG CTTGCAAGCAATATCTGAGGTGGTTCCTTGGTACGCACTCATAGCTAATTATTTGGTTAGTCGTACCTTTCCTCCTAATTTTTCTAAGCATCAAAAGGACAAGCTCAAGAGCGAGTCCaagtattatatatgggatgacccatatttatggagatgtggtgctAAACAAATAATTAGAAGGCGTGTTCCACAATCCGAAATCCAGTCTATattagaggcctgccactctTCTGAGAGCGGTGGACACTTTGGTCCTCAAAGAactacaagaaaaattttagattgCGGATTTTGGTGGCCCACACTTTTTAAGGATGCTA CTgttgattatgtttctaaatgggtggaagtaATTCTTACACGTATTGATGATGCTAACAtggttgtttcttttgttaggaataatattatttgttgCTTTGGATCaacacgagcaatcgtgagtgatcaaggctctcatttttttaatagaagaaTGACAGATTTGTTGAAAAAACATGGGATCATTCACAAGGTGGCGATGGCTTACCATCCCCAAACAAATGGCCAAGTCAAGTTGTCTAATAGAGAGATCAAGCGCATACTAGAAAAGATTGTTAAACCTCATTGGAGGGATTCGAGTACTAGACTTGCAGATGCGCTATGGGCTTACCGGACAACTTACTGGCATGAGTCCGTTCTCCTAGTCTACGGAAAGGCTTGTCACCTTTTGGTAGAAGTGAACACAAAGCTTACTGGACTATGA
- the LOC110280986 gene encoding NAD(P)H-quinone oxidoreductase subunit H, chloroplastic: MVVNMGPHHPSMHGVLRLIVTLDGEDVIDCEPLLGYLHRGMEKIAENRTIIQYLPYVTRWDYLATMFTEAITVNGPEQLGNIQVPQRASYIRVIMLELSHIASHLLWLGPFMADIGAQTPFFYIFRERELIYDLFEAATGMRMMHNFFRIGGVAADLPHGWIDKCLDFCDYFLTGVVEYQKLITRNPIFLERVEGIGIVSGKEVINWGLSGPMLRASGIQWDLRKVENYECYGEFDWDVQWQKEGDSLARYLVRIGEMVESIKIIQQALEGIPGGPYENLEIRYFDREREPEWNDFEYRFISKKPSPTFELPKQELYVRVEAPKGELGIFLIGDQNGFPWRWKIRPPGFINLQILPQLVKRMKLADIMTILGIQDINSFFRLESLKEVYGILWVFAPIFTLVLGITISVLAIVWLEREISAGIQQRIGPEYAGPLGVLQALADGTKLLFKESLIPSRGDTRLFSIGPSISVISIIISYSVIPFGYNFVLSDLNIGVFLWISISSIAPIGLLMSGYGSNNKYSFLGGLRAAAQSISYEIPLTLCVLSISLRAIR, from the exons ATGGTAGTCAATATGGGACCTCACCACCCATcaatgcatggtgttcttcgaCTTATTGTTACTCTAGATGGTGAGGATGTTATTGATTGTGAACCATTATTGGGTTATTTACACAGAGGGATGGAAAAAATTGCGGAAAATCGAACAATTATACAATATCTGCCTTATGTAACACGTTGGGATTATTTAGCTACGATGTTCACAGAAGCAATAACCGTAAACGGACCAGAACAGTTGGGAAATATTCAAGTACCCCAAAGAGCCAGCTATATTCGAGTAATTATGTTGGAATTGAGTCATATAGCTTCTCACCTATTATGGCTGGGACCTTTTATGGCGGATATTGGTGCACAAACCCCTTTCTTCTATATTTTTAGAGAAAGAGAATTAATATATGATCTATTCGAAGCTGCGACAGGTATGAGAATGATGCATAATTTTTTCCGTATCGGGGGAGTCGCGGCCGATCTACCTCATGGTTGGATAGATAAATGTTTGGATTTCTGCGATTATTTTTTAACAGGGGTTGTTGAATATCAAAAACTTATTACGCGAAATCCCATTTTTTTAGAACGGGTTGAGGGAATAGGCATTGTTAGTGGAAAGGAAGTAAttaattggggtttatcaggaCCGATGCTTCGGGCTTCCGGAATACAATGGGATCTGCGTAAAGTTGAAAATTATGAGTGTTATGGGGAATTTGATTGGGACGTTCAATGGCAAAAAGAAGGAGATTCATTAGCTCGTTATTTAGTTCGAATTGGTGAAATGGTGGAATCCATAAAAATTATTCAACAGGCTTTGGAAGGAATTCCCGGCGGACCATATGAGAATTTAGAAATCCGTTACTTTGATAGGGAAAGGGAACCAGAATGGAATGATTTTGAATATCGATTCATTAGTAAAAAACCGTCTCCGACTTTTGAATTGCCGAAACAAGAACTTTATGTAAGAGTTGAAGCCCCCAAAGGAGAATTGGGGATTTTTCTAATAGGAGATCAGAATGGTTTTCCTTGGAGATGGAAAATTCGTCCACCCGGTTTTATCAATTTGCAAATTCTTCCTCAATTAGTTAAAAGAATGAAATTGGCCGATATTATGACAATACTAGGGA TACAAGATATCAATTCTTTTTTCAGATTGGAATCTTTAAAGGAGGTCTATGGAATTCTATGGGTATTTGCCCCTATCTTTACTCTTGTATTGGGAATCACCATAAGTGTACTAGCAATTGTATGGTTAGAAAGAGAAATATCCGCAGGTATACAACAGCGGATTGGACCTGAATACGCGGGTCCTTTGGGAGTTCTTCAAGCTCTAGCAGATGGAACAAAACTACTTTTCAAAGAGAGTCTTATTCCATCTAGGGGAGATACTCGTTTATTCAGTATCGGACCATCCATATCAGTTATATCCATTATAATAAGCTATTCGGTAATTCCTTTTggatataattttgttttatccgaTCTCAATATCGGTGTTTTTTTATGGATTTCTATTTCGAGTATTGCTCCGATTGGACTTCTTATGTCAGGATATGGATCAAATAACAAATATTCCTTTTTGGGTGGTCTACGAGCAGCTGCTCAATCGATTAGTTATGAAATACCATTAACTCTATGTGTGTTATCAATATCTCTACGTGCGATTCGTTGA